A single genomic interval of Geotrypetes seraphini chromosome 1, aGeoSer1.1, whole genome shotgun sequence harbors:
- the FGFBP1 gene encoding fibroblast growth factor-binding protein 1 — protein MKIINLTVLCILVLLSQLLLVNSNQQKERKQNKENKEKSQDSGKQKGASKGERKQAGMDQHEKGQKAKGGKGAPQGKFSSKDKMECTWAVTGDDTVDLKVECTKDDASFWCVFAGHPSSCPHFKADQKAYWKQIGRALKKQKNLCESPKGVLKSKLCKKGPQEAHLSLTSSSLVQIGNVEQDETAAQEKAKPHNTEHVDKDLVKDGAECSEDEDTVNQEKLAEEYCGKTWGSFCTLFFSMVQDKKC, from the coding sequence ATGAAGATCATAAATCTGACCGTCCTATGCATCCTGGTATTGCTGTCACAACTTCTACTGGTCAACAGTAatcaacagaaagaaagaaaacagaacaaagaaaataaagaaaagagcCAGGATTCTGGCAAACAGAAAGGTGCAAGCAAAGGTGAAAGAAAGCAGGCTGGAATGGACCAGCATGAAAAGGGACAGAAAGCAAAAGGAGGGAAAGGTGCCCCCCAGGGCAAGTTTTCAAGCAAAGACAAGATGGAGTGTACCTGGGCAGTTACTGGAGACGACACTGTTGACTTGAAAGTAGAGTGTACCAAGGACGACGCCAGCTTCTGGTGTGTGTTTGCAGGACATCCTTCTTCCTGCCCCCATTTTAAAGCAGACCAGAAAGCCTACTGGAAACAGATTGGGCGGGCCCTAAAGAAGCAGAAGAACCTCTGTGAAAGCCCAAAGGGGGTTCTGAAATCAAAGCTGTGCAAAAAAGGGCCGCAGGAAGCCCATCTCAGTCTAACAAGCTCTAGCCTGGTGCAGATAGGAAACGTGGAGCAGGATGAAACGGCTGCCCAGGAAAAAGCAAAGCCTCACAATACAGAGCACGTGGACAAGGACTTAGTGAAGGATGGCGCCGAGTGTTCCGAAGATGAGGATACTGTGAACCAGGAAAAGTTAGCTGAAGAGTACTGTGGGAAGACATGGGGCTCTTTCTGTACCCTCTTCTTCTCAATGGTGCAGGACAAAAAGTGTTGA